One window of the Lysobacter sp. S4-A87 genome contains the following:
- the sulP gene encoding sulfate permease, with amino-acid sequence MNGWMRWLPGLQTARRYEAAWLPNDLMAGLVLTTMLVPVGIAYAVASGVPGIYGLYATIVPLLAYALFGPSRIFVLGPDSSLAAVILAVVLPLSAGDPARAVVVASLMAVVSGLVCILIGVLRLGFVTELLSKPIRYGYMNGIALTVLVSQLPKLFGFSIDSAGPLRDLSRTAQAILGGQANWTAFAVGAGTLVLILLLKPYKRIPGLLIAVVAATFVVGALALDDSAGVKVLGQLPQGLPSFALPWIEPAHLAQVVIGGCAVAMVAFADTSVLSRTYAAKNGVAVDPNQEMIGLGAANLAAGLFQGFPISSSSSRTPVAEAAGAKTQLTGVVGAVAVALLLVFAPNLLEHLPSSALAAVVIAAAIGLFEFADLRRIYRIQQWEFWLSVACFVGVAVLGVIHGIGIAIVIAVIEFLWDGWRPHHAVMGRVEGIRGFHDIRRYPQARLVPGLVLFRWDAPLFFANAELFHQRVLEAVAQSPTPARRIVVAAEPVTSIDVTSADMLAELERSLRESGVEFRFAELKDPVKDKLRRFEMLERFGPIYPTIGAAVDAFLDEHAVNWQWEDEESD; translated from the coding sequence ATGAACGGCTGGATGCGTTGGCTACCCGGACTGCAGACCGCCAGGCGCTACGAAGCCGCCTGGCTGCCGAACGACCTGATGGCCGGGTTGGTTCTGACCACGATGCTGGTGCCGGTCGGCATCGCCTACGCTGTGGCCTCGGGCGTGCCCGGTATCTACGGCCTGTACGCCACGATCGTCCCGCTGCTTGCGTACGCCCTGTTCGGGCCGAGCCGCATCTTCGTGCTGGGGCCGGACTCTTCGCTCGCGGCAGTGATCCTCGCGGTCGTGCTGCCCCTGTCGGCAGGCGACCCGGCGCGCGCCGTGGTCGTGGCGAGCCTGATGGCGGTGGTGTCGGGCCTGGTGTGCATCCTGATCGGCGTACTGCGCCTGGGCTTCGTCACCGAACTGCTGTCCAAGCCGATCCGCTACGGCTACATGAACGGCATTGCGCTGACGGTGCTGGTCAGCCAGTTGCCCAAGCTGTTCGGGTTCTCGATCGACAGCGCCGGGCCATTGCGCGATCTGTCCCGTACCGCCCAGGCGATCCTCGGTGGACAGGCCAACTGGACTGCGTTCGCCGTCGGTGCGGGCACGCTCGTGCTTATCCTGCTGCTCAAGCCGTACAAACGGATCCCCGGCCTGCTGATTGCCGTCGTGGCGGCGACGTTCGTGGTCGGTGCACTCGCCCTGGACGACAGCGCCGGCGTCAAGGTGCTCGGCCAGTTGCCGCAGGGCCTGCCGTCGTTCGCGCTGCCGTGGATCGAGCCGGCGCACCTGGCGCAGGTGGTGATCGGTGGCTGCGCCGTGGCGATGGTGGCATTCGCCGACACCAGCGTGCTGTCGCGCACCTATGCGGCCAAGAACGGGGTCGCTGTCGATCCCAACCAGGAGATGATCGGCCTGGGTGCCGCCAACCTGGCCGCCGGGTTGTTCCAGGGCTTTCCGATCAGCAGCAGTTCCTCGCGCACGCCGGTTGCCGAAGCCGCCGGAGCGAAGACCCAGCTCACTGGCGTGGTCGGCGCCGTGGCCGTTGCCCTGCTGCTGGTATTTGCGCCCAACCTGCTCGAGCACCTGCCCAGCAGCGCGCTGGCGGCGGTGGTCATCGCCGCGGCAATTGGTCTGTTCGAGTTCGCCGACCTGCGCCGCATCTACCGCATCCAGCAGTGGGAGTTCTGGTTGTCGGTGGCCTGCTTCGTCGGCGTCGCCGTGCTCGGCGTGATCCACGGCATCGGCATCGCGATCGTAATCGCCGTGATCGAGTTCCTCTGGGACGGCTGGCGGCCGCACCACGCCGTGATGGGCCGGGTCGAGGGCATCCGCGGCTTCCACGACATCCGGCGCTATCCGCAGGCACGCCTGGTTCCGGGCCTGGTGTTGTTCCGCTGGGATGCGCCGCTGTTCTTCGCCAACGCCGAGCTGTTCCACCAGCGCGTGCTCGAGGCAGTCGCACAATCGCCCACGCCGGCGCGGCGGATCGTCGTCGCGGCCGAGCCGGTCACCAGCATCGATGTGACGTCGGCCGACATGCTCGCCGAACTGGAGAGGTCGCTGCGCGAATCGGGCGTCGAGTTCCGCTTCGCGGAGCTGAAGGATCCGGTCAAGGACAAGTTGCGGCGCTTCGAGATGCTGGAGCGCTTCGGGCCGATATATCCGACGATCGGGGCGGCCGTCGATGCGTTCCTCGACGAGCACGCCGTGAACTGGCAGTGGGAGGACGAGGAAAGCGACTGA
- a CDS encoding GlsB/YeaQ/YmgE family stress response membrane protein, whose translation MGFIIWLIVGGIIGWLASLVMRRDGQQGIFLNIIVGIVGAFIGGWLGGVLGLGGGDINDGNFSMSGLLLSLLGAIVLLAIVNLFTRGRAR comes from the coding sequence ATGGGATTCATCATCTGGTTGATCGTCGGCGGCATCATCGGTTGGCTCGCGAGCCTGGTCATGCGTCGCGACGGCCAGCAGGGAATTTTCCTCAACATCATCGTCGGCATCGTCGGCGCCTTCATCGGCGGCTGGCTGGGCGGCGTGCTGGGGCTGGGCGGCGGCGACATCAACGACGGCAACTTCAGCATGAGCGGCCTGCTGCTCTCGCTGCTGGGCGCGATCGTGCTGCTGGCCATCGTCAATCTGTTCACCCGCGGCCGTGCGCGCTGA
- a CDS encoding MgtC/SapB family protein, which produces MDWTIQLVVLGDAAIAMVLGGAIGFERELKNRPAGFRTHMLVAGAAALLVGLGQLVIVDHRLDGEGLTLDPLRLVEAVIAGVSFIGAGTIFGHRGSQVVAGITTAASILMVAVIGVMAGFRYHLLALAATVLTLLVLAAVGAIERRMMAKVKDNGDAPTPSKR; this is translated from the coding sequence ATGGACTGGACCATTCAGTTGGTCGTGCTCGGCGATGCCGCCATTGCCATGGTGCTGGGCGGTGCCATCGGGTTCGAGCGCGAACTGAAGAATCGCCCCGCCGGTTTCCGCACGCACATGCTGGTGGCGGGCGCTGCGGCGCTGCTGGTCGGCCTGGGGCAACTGGTGATCGTCGACCATCGTCTCGACGGCGAGGGGCTGACCCTCGATCCGCTGCGCCTGGTCGAGGCGGTGATCGCCGGCGTGTCCTTCATCGGTGCCGGCACCATCTTCGGCCACCGCGGATCGCAGGTCGTGGCCGGCATCACCACCGCGGCCTCGATCCTGATGGTGGCCGTGATCGGCGTGATGGCGGGGTTCCGCTACCACCTGCTGGCGCTGGCGGCGACCGTGCTGACGCTGCTGGTGCTGGCGGCGGTGGGGGCGATCGAGCGGCGGATGATGGCGAAGGTGAAGGACAACGGCGACGCGCCGACGCCTTCGAAGCGGTAA
- a CDS encoding error-prone DNA polymerase encodes MSALPDYAELHCLSAFSFQRGASVAQELFDRAREQGYQALAITDECSLAGIVRALEASRKSGLPLIVGSEMRIEGGPAVVLLVADLEGYAALCRMITVARRRADKGRYRLLREDFDGLPAGLLALWLPADARDGEVEWLKSVFPERLWIAVELHRGPDDDERLQALRDLGHRHGLSLVAAGDAHMHVRSRRLLQDTLTAIRHRTTVVEAGALLFPNGERHLRTRRALSAIYPADLLAETVRVAGRCRFTLDQLRYEYPRELVPQGHTAASWLRHLTEEGARWRWPAGTPDKARDQIEHELALISELHYESYFLTVHDIVRFARSRAILCQGRGSAANSAVCYALGVTELDPGAMNMLFERFLSRERNEPPDIDIDFEHERREEVLQYVFERYGRERAALVTVAISYRGKSAIRDVAKALGLPPDQVNELAATMERWSGEMPMPEYLRERGFDPGAPILRRVLQLTAELIGFPRHLSQHPGGFVISEQPLHNLVPVENAAMDGRTVIQWDKDDLDVMQVSKVDCLALGMLTAVRKTLDQLRRHGRRDMTMADIPADDPDTYEMIGRADTVGVFQIESRAQMAMLPRLRPKNFYDLVIEVAIVRPGPIQGDMVHPYLRRRNGQEPVDYPPRLREVFERTLGVPLFQEQVMQLAIQAADYTPGEADELRRSMAAWKRHGGLEHHRERLTTRMLGNGYTLEFAERIFEQIKGFGSYGFPESHAASFALITYVTCWLKRHEPAAFACSLINSWPMGFYTPDQILQDVRRHGVRVLPVDVRFSDWDCSLERLGQAGLRDQAGLRDKMLSIRLGLRMIQGFDSVAAERIEAARARRAFDDVADLCERAALDRRQQGLLADAGALKSLAGHRHRARWAITGVERQLPLLGATVSGKETQIRLPMPTPDEDLRADYALTGTTLGRHPLSYLRKALSARRCKGSTELDQVAHGRNVRTAGLVRGRQQPQTASGVIFVTLEDESGTINVVVWKHLAERQRRVLLESQLLAVEGRLERVDGVQHVIAQRLENYAELLGELDTSSRDFR; translated from the coding sequence ATGAGCGCGCTGCCCGACTATGCCGAGCTGCATTGCCTGTCGGCCTTCAGCTTCCAGCGCGGCGCATCGGTCGCACAGGAGCTGTTCGACCGCGCCAGGGAGCAGGGCTACCAGGCCCTGGCGATCACCGACGAATGCTCGCTGGCCGGCATCGTGCGCGCGCTGGAGGCGTCGCGGAAAAGCGGCCTGCCGCTGATCGTCGGCAGCGAGATGCGGATCGAAGGCGGCCCTGCCGTGGTGCTGCTGGTGGCTGACCTGGAAGGCTACGCCGCGCTGTGCCGGATGATCACCGTCGCCCGGCGTCGCGCCGACAAAGGCCGCTACCGCCTGCTGCGCGAGGACTTCGACGGGCTGCCGGCCGGCCTGCTGGCGCTGTGGCTGCCGGCCGACGCCCGCGACGGCGAGGTCGAGTGGCTGAAGTCGGTATTCCCCGAACGCCTGTGGATCGCGGTCGAACTCCATCGCGGCCCGGACGATGACGAACGCCTGCAGGCGCTGCGCGATCTTGGTCATCGCCATGGCCTGTCGCTGGTCGCCGCCGGCGATGCGCACATGCACGTGCGGTCGCGCCGGCTGCTGCAGGACACGCTGACCGCCATCCGCCACCGCACTACCGTGGTCGAGGCGGGCGCATTGCTGTTCCCTAACGGCGAGCGCCACCTGCGCACGCGCCGTGCGCTGTCGGCGATCTACCCGGCCGACCTGCTGGCCGAGACCGTGCGCGTGGCCGGGCGTTGCCGCTTCACCCTCGACCAGCTGCGCTACGAGTACCCGCGCGAACTGGTCCCGCAAGGTCACACCGCCGCCAGCTGGCTGCGCCACCTCACCGAAGAAGGCGCGCGCTGGCGCTGGCCGGCCGGCACGCCCGACAAGGCCCGCGACCAGATCGAGCACGAGCTGGCGCTGATCTCCGAGCTGCACTACGAGTCCTACTTCCTGACCGTGCACGACATCGTCCGCTTCGCCCGCAGCCGCGCGATCCTGTGCCAGGGCCGCGGATCGGCCGCCAATTCGGCGGTGTGCTACGCGCTGGGTGTGACCGAGCTCGACCCCGGTGCGATGAACATGCTGTTCGAGCGCTTCCTCTCGCGCGAGCGCAATGAACCGCCGGACATCGACATCGACTTCGAACACGAGCGCCGAGAGGAAGTGCTGCAGTACGTGTTCGAACGCTACGGCCGCGAGCGGGCGGCGCTGGTGACGGTGGCGATCAGCTATCGCGGCAAGAGCGCGATCCGCGACGTCGCCAAGGCCCTGGGCCTGCCACCGGACCAGGTCAACGAGCTGGCCGCGACCATGGAACGCTGGAGCGGCGAGATGCCGATGCCCGAGTACCTGCGCGAGCGCGGCTTCGACCCCGGCGCGCCGATCCTGCGCCGGGTGCTGCAGCTGACCGCCGAGCTGATCGGTTTCCCGCGCCATCTGTCGCAGCACCCCGGCGGCTTCGTCATCAGCGAGCAGCCGCTGCACAACCTGGTGCCGGTGGAGAACGCGGCGATGGACGGCCGCACCGTGATCCAGTGGGACAAGGACGATCTGGACGTGATGCAGGTGTCCAAGGTCGACTGCCTCGCCCTGGGCATGCTCACCGCGGTGCGCAAGACCCTCGACCAGCTGCGCCGGCACGGCCGTCGCGACATGACCATGGCCGACATTCCGGCCGACGACCCCGACACCTACGAGATGATCGGCCGCGCCGACACCGTGGGTGTGTTCCAGATCGAATCGCGCGCGCAGATGGCGATGCTGCCGCGGTTGCGGCCGAAGAATTTCTACGACCTGGTGATCGAGGTGGCGATCGTGCGGCCGGGGCCGATCCAGGGCGACATGGTCCATCCCTACCTGCGCCGCCGCAACGGCCAGGAGCCGGTCGACTACCCGCCGCGCCTGCGCGAGGTGTTCGAGCGCACGCTGGGCGTGCCGCTGTTCCAGGAGCAGGTGATGCAGCTGGCGATCCAGGCCGCCGACTACACGCCGGGCGAGGCCGACGAACTGCGCCGCTCGATGGCGGCATGGAAGCGCCACGGCGGCTTGGAGCACCATCGCGAACGGCTGACCACGCGCATGCTCGGCAACGGCTACACGCTCGAGTTCGCCGAACGCATCTTCGAGCAGATCAAGGGTTTCGGCAGCTACGGTTTCCCCGAGTCGCATGCGGCCAGTTTCGCGCTGATCACCTATGTGACCTGCTGGCTCAAGCGGCACGAGCCGGCGGCGTTCGCCTGCAGCCTGATCAACAGCTGGCCGATGGGCTTCTACACGCCCGACCAGATCCTGCAGGACGTGCGCCGCCATGGCGTGCGCGTGTTGCCGGTCGATGTGCGCTTCAGCGACTGGGACTGCAGCCTGGAACGATTGGGCCAAGCCGGGCTGCGCGACCAGGCCGGGCTCCGCGACAAGATGCTGTCGATCCGCCTCGGCCTGCGCATGATCCAGGGTTTCGACAGCGTCGCGGCCGAGCGCATCGAGGCGGCGCGGGCCCGGCGTGCCTTCGACGACGTCGCCGACCTGTGCGAGCGCGCCGCGCTCGATCGTCGCCAGCAGGGCCTGCTGGCCGACGCCGGTGCGCTGAAGTCACTGGCCGGCCACCGCCATCGCGCACGCTGGGCGATCACCGGCGTCGAGCGTCAGTTGCCGCTGCTGGGGGCGACCGTCTCCGGCAAGGAAACCCAGATCCGCCTGCCGATGCCGACGCCCGACGAGGACCTGCGTGCCGATTACGCCCTGACCGGCACCACGCTCGGCCGCCACCCGCTGTCGTACCTGCGCAAGGCGCTGAGCGCGCGCCGCTGCAAGGGATCGACCGAACTCGACCAGGTCGCCCATGGCCGCAATGTGCGCACGGCCGGGCTGGTGCGCGGGCGCCAGCAACCGCAGACCGCCAGCGGCGTGATCTTCGTGACGCTGGAAGACGAATCGGGAACGATCAACGTCGTGGTCTGGAAGCATCTGGCCGAACGCCAGCGGCGGGTGCTGCTGGAATCCCAGCTGCTGGCAGTGGAAGGGCGGCTGGAGCGCGTCGACGGCGTGCAGCACGTGATCGCGCAACGGCTGGAGAACTACGCCGAACTGCTCGGCGAGCTGGATACCAGTTCGCGCGACTTCCGCTGA
- a CDS encoding DNA polymerase Y family protein — MRWVCLLLPQLALDGVLRRQPMPEQALALIDGPVQRRVLHSVNPAARALGLRPGQSMAAAQAINAGFTSVAYDPRDAAHWRDLVAAWAYRFSSQVSTQFSHAIVLEIGRSLKLFGPWPRLEAQMREELRAMGFRHRLVAAPNPHAARVLANVHDGIGLTDETLLTGLGQIPVERAGLDRETALSLSRMGLRRLRQVFELPRDSITRRFPKTVLPYLDALRGDMTLPLTLYRPPDVFDQRMEFDHEIESSQALLFPLRRLTADLATFLAGRDGGVQRFVLVLEHERCDDSEVTVGLLAPERAAATLFELTRGRLEQARVPAPVRGLRLIAQELPPFVPASRDLFDARSQQAMPWPQLRERLRARLGDDAVHGLAVRGDHRPERAWGVDALAQRETAPPSLPRPGWLLHQPIALRDHALTVLAGPERIESGWWDGFEVRRDYYLVETSSGQRAWAYCVAGERGPYMLHGWFA, encoded by the coding sequence ATGCGCTGGGTCTGCCTGCTGTTGCCGCAACTGGCGTTGGACGGTGTCCTGCGTCGTCAGCCGATGCCCGAGCAGGCATTGGCGCTGATCGATGGACCGGTGCAGCGGCGCGTGCTGCATTCGGTCAATCCGGCCGCGCGCGCGCTCGGGCTGCGGCCCGGGCAGTCGATGGCGGCGGCGCAGGCGATCAATGCCGGCTTCACCAGCGTTGCCTACGACCCCAGGGATGCGGCGCACTGGCGTGACCTGGTCGCGGCCTGGGCCTACCGTTTCAGTTCGCAGGTCAGCACGCAGTTCTCGCACGCGATCGTGCTGGAGATCGGCCGCAGCCTGAAATTGTTCGGGCCGTGGCCGCGGCTGGAAGCGCAGATGCGCGAGGAACTGCGCGCGATGGGCTTCCGTCATCGCCTCGTTGCCGCGCCCAATCCGCATGCGGCGCGGGTGCTGGCCAATGTCCACGACGGCATTGGGCTCACTGACGAAACCCTGCTGACCGGCCTGGGCCAGATCCCGGTCGAGCGTGCCGGGCTCGATCGCGAGACCGCACTGTCGCTGTCGCGCATGGGCCTGCGCCGCCTGCGCCAGGTCTTCGAGCTGCCGCGCGACAGCATCACCCGGCGCTTTCCGAAGACGGTGCTGCCGTACCTGGACGCCCTGCGCGGCGATATGACCCTGCCGCTGACCCTGTACCGGCCACCGGACGTGTTCGACCAGCGCATGGAGTTCGACCACGAGATCGAATCCAGCCAGGCATTGCTGTTCCCGCTGCGCCGCCTGACCGCGGACCTGGCCACGTTCCTGGCCGGTCGCGACGGCGGCGTGCAGCGCTTCGTGCTGGTGCTGGAGCACGAACGCTGCGATGACAGCGAAGTCACCGTCGGCCTGCTCGCGCCCGAACGCGCTGCGGCCACGTTGTTCGAACTCACTCGTGGCCGCCTCGAACAGGCGAGGGTGCCGGCACCGGTACGCGGCCTGCGCCTGATCGCGCAGGAACTGCCGCCGTTCGTGCCGGCCAGTCGCGATCTGTTCGATGCCCGATCGCAGCAGGCGATGCCGTGGCCGCAATTGCGCGAACGATTGCGTGCGCGTCTCGGCGACGACGCCGTGCATGGCCTGGCCGTGCGTGGCGATCACCGGCCCGAGCGCGCCTGGGGCGTGGACGCGCTGGCGCAGCGCGAGACCGCGCCGCCGTCGCTGCCGCGCCCGGGCTGGCTGCTGCATCAGCCCATTGCGCTGCGCGATCACGCGCTGACCGTGCTTGCCGGCCCCGAACGCATCGAATCGGGCTGGTGGGACGGCTTCGAAGTGCGCCGCGACTATTACCTGGTCGAAACGTCCAGCGGCCAGCGCGCCTGGGCCTATTGCGTCGCCGGCGAGCGCGGGCCGTACATGCTGCACGGGTGGTTCGCATGA
- the imuA gene encoding translesion DNA synthesis-associated protein ImuA, whose product MGAVVAIDSLLDQRRLWKGQQRHVLPASPQPSGHAMLDAALPSGGWPDGALTELLIPADGVGELRLLWPTLARLSQNDGVIVVVAPPYVPFAPAWQRAGVRLSQLQVIDTPPRDALWAAEQCLRSGACAAVLCWPLHADDRALRRLQVAAETGRCLGFAIRPAKAARNPSPAALRIAIDTDPQQLRVLKCRGGLAPTRPIAFDWQ is encoded by the coding sequence ATGGGCGCGGTCGTCGCCATCGACAGCCTGCTGGACCAGCGCCGGCTCTGGAAAGGCCAGCAGCGCCATGTGCTGCCGGCCAGTCCGCAGCCGAGTGGGCACGCCATGCTCGATGCGGCGCTGCCCTCGGGCGGGTGGCCCGACGGTGCACTGACCGAACTGCTGATCCCGGCCGATGGTGTCGGCGAGTTGCGCCTGCTGTGGCCGACGCTGGCGCGGTTGTCGCAGAACGATGGCGTCATCGTCGTGGTCGCGCCGCCGTACGTGCCGTTCGCACCGGCCTGGCAGCGCGCCGGTGTGCGCCTGTCGCAGTTGCAGGTGATCGACACGCCGCCGCGCGATGCGCTGTGGGCGGCCGAGCAATGCCTGCGCTCGGGCGCGTGCGCGGCGGTGCTGTGCTGGCCGCTGCACGCCGACGACCGCGCGCTGCGGCGGCTGCAGGTGGCGGCCGAAACGGGGCGGTGCCTGGGCTTCGCGATCCGCCCGGCCAAGGCCGCGCGCAATCCTTCGCCGGCGGCGCTGCGCATCGCCATCGATACCGATCCGCAGCAGCTGCGCGTGCTCAAGTGCCGCGGCGGGCTGGCGCCGACGCGGCCCATTGCCTTCGACTGGCAGTGA
- the lexA gene encoding transcriptional repressor LexA, whose translation MASPSPKRTAVLAFIRERIEEGQPPSLAEIAQAFGFASVTAAKKHVQALADAGQIELVPNQRRGIRLVGRDAPGELVSLPVLGRVAAGVPIGADIVEDAPRLRLDRRLFSRAPDYLLKVQGDSMIDDGILDGDLVGVHRSNQARDGQVVVARVDGEITIKRLEHAGDGIRLLPRNPVHSPIVVEPGQDFAIEGIFCGLVRPG comes from the coding sequence ATGGCCAGCCCTTCCCCGAAACGTACCGCCGTCCTGGCCTTCATCCGCGAGCGGATCGAGGAGGGTCAGCCGCCGAGCCTGGCCGAGATCGCGCAGGCCTTTGGTTTTGCTTCGGTCACGGCGGCGAAGAAGCATGTGCAGGCGCTGGCCGATGCGGGCCAGATCGAGCTGGTGCCGAACCAGCGGCGTGGCATCCGCCTGGTCGGTCGCGATGCGCCGGGCGAGCTGGTCAGCCTGCCGGTGCTGGGGCGGGTCGCGGCCGGTGTGCCGATCGGTGCCGACATCGTCGAGGACGCTCCGCGCCTGCGGCTTGATCGCCGCCTGTTCTCGCGTGCCCCCGACTACCTGCTCAAGGTGCAGGGCGATTCGATGATCGACGACGGCATCCTCGATGGTGATCTGGTCGGCGTGCATCGCAGCAACCAGGCGCGCGATGGCCAGGTGGTGGTGGCGCGGGTCGATGGCGAGATCACCATCAAGCGACTGGAACATGCGGGCGACGGTATCCGCCTGTTGCCGCGCAACCCGGTGCATTCGCCCATCGTGGTCGAACCGGGCCAGGACTTCGCCATTGAAGGCATCTTCTGCGGCCTGGTCCGGCCGGGTTGA
- a CDS encoding OmpA family protein: MKTQIKFAFAALAMTAVIAGCATSQPYYGQQYPQGQYPQGQYPQGTPQQGQQPPAQQQGMSKTGKGALIGALAGVAAGLLSGDDATERRQRALVGAGVGGLAGAAIGNYQDRQERALRDQMAGTGVDVVRDGNNITLNMPSGITFDFDKSNLKPEFYPVLDNVARTLQEYNQTIVEVAGHTDSVGSDAYNQKLSEQRANAVSGYLTSRGLNRDRFIVVGAGETRPVASNDSESGRAQNRRVEITLVPIES; encoded by the coding sequence ATGAAGACCCAGATCAAGTTTGCATTCGCCGCATTGGCGATGACCGCCGTGATTGCCGGTTGCGCCACGAGCCAGCCGTACTACGGCCAGCAGTACCCGCAGGGCCAGTATCCGCAGGGCCAGTATCCGCAAGGCACGCCGCAGCAGGGGCAGCAGCCGCCGGCGCAGCAGCAGGGCATGAGCAAGACCGGCAAGGGCGCGCTGATCGGTGCGCTGGCCGGCGTCGCCGCGGGCCTGCTCAGCGGTGACGATGCCACCGAGCGTCGCCAGCGTGCGCTGGTCGGTGCGGGTGTCGGCGGTCTCGCCGGTGCCGCGATCGGCAACTACCAGGACCGCCAGGAGCGTGCGCTGCGCGACCAGATGGCCGGCACCGGTGTGGATGTGGTGCGCGATGGCAACAACATCACGCTCAACATGCCCAGCGGCATCACGTTCGACTTCGACAAGTCCAATCTGAAGCCGGAGTTCTATCCGGTGCTCGACAACGTGGCGCGCACGCTGCAGGAGTACAACCAGACCATCGTTGAGGTGGCCGGTCATACCGACAGTGTCGGTAGCGATGCTTACAACCAGAAGTTGTCGGAGCAGCGGGCCAATGCGGTGTCGGGTTATCTGACCAGCCGTGGCCTCAATCGCGATCGTTTCATCGTGGTCGGTGCGGGTGAGACGCGTCCGGTGGCGAGCAACGACAGCGAATCCGGCCGCGCGCAGAACCGTCGTGTCGAGATCACCTTGGTGCCGATCGAGTCCTGA